The nucleotide window AGACTTACCCAAGAGTGGACGTAGTACCAAGGATGAGAGTAAAGCGCCCGGTGGTCCCAATCTGCCGAAAGAACTAACCGGAGCAATCCATAGCCTCTACAGCAACTATGAGAAAGCCTTTCAGCAGTGGCAGCAGAATACAGAGGCGCAACTGAAGGGGTTAACCCCGCCCGTGTTTATTGTAGTCTGCAACAATACCAACGTTTCTAAGCTGGTCTATGACTACATTTCAGGCTGGGATACCGGGAAAACCTACCCAGATAGTAGACCTGTTCTGGCACCGGGTAAGCTACCCCTGTTTAGCAATGTCAATAGTGAAAACTGGACAGCAAAACCTTACACGATCCTGGTAGACAGTGAGCAGCTAGAGTCTGGAGAAGCGATGAGTCCAGAGTTTAAGAAAATCGCCGCTCTGGAGATTGAAGAATTTAAGGCAGAGTACCGCGATCGCTACCCCGGTTCTGATCCAGACAAGATCAGCGATGAAGACTTGCTGAGGGAGGTCATGAACACGGTGGGCAAACCGGGCAAGTTGGGAGAACAGATCCGCTGTGTGGTGTCGGTTTCCATGCTGACCGAAGGATGGGATGCAAACACAGTGACGCATGTTTTGGGCGTGAGAGCGTTTGGAACTCAGCTACTCTGTGAACAGGTCATTGGTCGGGGCTTGAGGCGAGTGAGCTATGCTGCCGATGATCAGGGGATGTTTGAACCGGAGTATGCGGAAGTCTATGGGGTGCCCTTTGCCTTTATTCCCTGTGCAGGGTCTAACAAAGCGCCTAAGCCCGGTAGACTGCCTACCCGCGTTCGAGCCTTGGAAGATCGGATCGAGTGTGAGATTACCTTCCCTAGGCTCTTGGGCTATCGCTACGACATCATTGGGGAAAAGCTGGCTTACCAGTTTACGGATGATTGCAAATATGCCCTATCGACGGCTGACATTCCCAGCAGAACCGAGAATGCCCCAATTGTGGGTCAATCCAGCATTCATACCCTGGATGACCTGCGATCGCGCCGCCCCCAGGAGGTTGCTTTCCTGCTGGCAAAGCTGGTGTTAGAAAAATACTTTCGAGCCGATGGCACAAAGCAAGCGGAGAAAACCCAAACTCATCAGTTTGATTCAGCAGTGCAATCCTGGTTTTTCCCGCAATTGCTCCACATCACGAAAGAATGGTTGAGCCAGTGTGTGACCTGCAAATCAGGCACCTTCATTCAGGAACTCTTGTTGATCGAACTGGCGCATGATGCGGCTGACAAGATCTACACCGCGATCGCGGGTTCAGAGGGCAGCCAAAAGACTCTCAAGCCGATCCTGCGTCCCTACGATACCTTTGGCTCAACTCGCTATGTGGATTTTGATACGACAAAACCCGTCTATGTCACGGACTCAACGAAGTGTCACATTTCCCATGTGGTAGCGGATACGGATAGTTGGGAACAGAAAATGGCACAGGTTTTAGAAGACTTGCCAGAAGTCATCTGCTACGTTAAAAACCAGGGGTTAGGGTTCACGATTCCCTACACCCTATCGGGTCAGCAGAAAAATTACACGCCTGATTTCATTGCCAGGGTTAAGCATGACAACGCTGAACCGCTCTATCTTATTGTGGAGGTATCCGGTGAAGCCAGAAAAGATAAAGCGGCTAAGATTGCTCATGCCCGACAGTTTTGGGTGCCAGCCGTGAACAATCATGGGGCATTGGGGCGCTGGGGCATCATTGAGATCACCGATCCGTGGGATGCCGAAAATACAATCAAGGCATTCCTCCAAAAAACTGAGGTCAGCGTATGACGGTTGCCATCCCCATCCAAACGATCAAGCTATCCCCCGGTAGCCATGTGCTGATCTCAGGAGTCACATGGGAGCAGTATGAGGAACTATTGGAAGATCTGGGTGAAGAACGTCGGGTTCCCCGGATTAACTACTGCAATGAAACATTAGAAATCATGTCCCCTTTGCCCGCTCACGAAAGACCTCACCGCATCATTGCCGATATTGTGAAAGCAATGCTGGATGCCCAGGATCGAGCATGGGAAGACTTTGGCTCAACCACCTTCAAGAAGCTCAAAAGA belongs to Neosynechococcus sphagnicola sy1 and includes:
- a CDS encoding BPTD_3080 family restriction endonuclease, yielding MRLKTTLLKHPLREQGHGCINASKTTHKIAAQDGTSPFKETPAQMVNRVCRALGNKKNIIVINDEAHHCYRRRVGGEEEKLTGDDRKEAQKREEEARVWISGLEAIQKKIGVKMVYDLSATPFFLKGSGYPEGNLFPWVVSDFSLIDAIESGIVKIPRVPVDDDNVKGLLPTYRNIWALIREDLPKSGRSTKDESKAPGGPNLPKELTGAIHSLYSNYEKAFQQWQQNTEAQLKGLTPPVFIVVCNNTNVSKLVYDYISGWDTGKTYPDSRPVLAPGKLPLFSNVNSENWTAKPYTILVDSEQLESGEAMSPEFKKIAALEIEEFKAEYRDRYPGSDPDKISDEDLLREVMNTVGKPGKLGEQIRCVVSVSMLTEGWDANTVTHVLGVRAFGTQLLCEQVIGRGLRRVSYAADDQGMFEPEYAEVYGVPFAFIPCAGSNKAPKPGRLPTRVRALEDRIECEITFPRLLGYRYDIIGEKLAYQFTDDCKYALSTADIPSRTENAPIVGQSSIHTLDDLRSRRPQEVAFLLAKLVLEKYFRADGTKQAEKTQTHQFDSAVQSWFFPQLLHITKEWLSQCVTCKSGTFIQELLLIELAHDAADKIYTAIAGSEGSQKTLKPILRPYDTFGSTRYVDFDTTKPVYVTDSTKCHISHVVADTDSWEQKMAQVLEDLPEVICYVKNQGLGFTIPYTLSGQQKNYTPDFIARVKHDNAEPLYLIVEVSGEARKDKAAKIAHARQFWVPAVNNHGALGRWGIIEITDPWDAENTIKAFLQKTEVSV